The Candidatus Thorarchaeota archaeon genome includes a window with the following:
- a CDS encoding Kae1-associated serine/threonine protein kinase, with protein MEMIAQGAESCVYRIKKWGKTLAMKSRPEKGYLLPEIDKSIRSRRTSRECKMLTYVRQLGVPTPAVYSIDKANHSIIMDYIEGKQLKELVANLPKRKLVVLCREFGHYIGIMHSANVVHGDPTTSNVIMDSASKMWFIDFGLAEKNATIEMKGVDLHLIRRALETTHWDCQNLMFEAVLEGYTQTVGSQSTEILSRMNSIRERGRYH; from the coding sequence ATGGAAATGATAGCTCAAGGGGCGGAATCCTGTGTCTATAGAATCAAAAAATGGGGCAAGACACTTGCGATGAAATCCCGCCCCGAGAAAGGGTATCTTCTACCTGAGATTGACAAATCTATCCGCTCCAGAAGAACATCCAGAGAATGCAAAATGTTGACCTATGTTCGCCAATTAGGTGTGCCCACACCAGCTGTTTACTCGATAGACAAGGCAAATCATAGCATAATAATGGATTACATTGAAGGAAAACAGCTCAAGGAACTCGTAGCAAATTTGCCGAAGAGAAAGTTGGTAGTGCTGTGCAGAGAATTTGGACACTACATCGGAATAATGCACAGTGCAAATGTGGTTCATGGAGATCCAACAACCAGCAATGTAATCATGGATTCAGCCTCTAAAATGTGGTTCATTGATTTCGGTTTAGCGGAGAAAAATGCCACTATTGAAATGAAGGGGGTGGATCTCCATCTTATTCGCCGAGCGCTTGAAACAACCCATTGGGATTGTCAGAATCTTATGTTCGAAGCCGTCTTGGAGGGCTACACTCAGACTGTAGGTTCCCAATCTACCGAAATTCTCTCACGGATGAATAGCATTAGGGAACGCGGAAGATATCATTGA
- a CDS encoding 30S ribosomal protein S15, producing MARMHTRRKGQSGSKRPSTLRIPEWLDEEKNAEWVEDKIIELAKAGNSPSMIGVILRDQYGIPLVKVITGKKITEILEQHDLTHDVPEDLWNLIAKAASIHRHLEDNKRDNVAKRNLQLTESKIHRLTKYYKKKRVLPSDWKYSPEKAAVLLR from the coding sequence ATGGCAAGAATGCATACAAGGCGAAAAGGCCAATCTGGGAGTAAGCGCCCCTCTACTCTGCGCATTCCTGAATGGCTAGATGAAGAGAAGAACGCAGAATGGGTCGAAGACAAAATTATCGAATTGGCTAAAGCTGGTAACTCTCCCTCTATGATTGGAGTGATTCTCAGAGATCAGTACGGAATCCCATTGGTGAAGGTTATAACCGGGAAGAAGATTACCGAGATATTAGAACAGCACGATTTAACGCATGATGTTCCTGAGGATCTTTGGAATCTAATTGCGAAAGCAGCGTCAATTCACAGGCATCTTGAAGATAATAAACGTGACAATGTAGCGAAACGCAATTTACAACTCACAGAAAGCAAGATTCATCGCCTCACAAAATACTACAAGAAGAAACGCGTTTTGCCTTCGGATTGGAAGTATTCTCCTGAAAAGGCAGCAGTTCTATTGCGCTAG
- a CDS encoding ribonuclease E/G, translated as MESEASNIKVRIRGIYSQSLAQILLQNHFEIVQPSPDVARRFGLPFRDAIPDIDIWDRSDLQGIVAIAYESLLSKLAEILRRRLGWIITRTPRVAKSSIYKGKVIGKDKRTGQMKVDLGKIYGLLPEKGAKPDSYRMVQVRAHDYGRKSPVLSTNITIPGKVAVLLPEPVVRISTKIKDESKRQYLTALGKKLRQHTEGWGILWRTAAAKLTEKELRDGVDDLLDVSQKIYADFEKINDPGRLFEGTSNADIEFPAEVKKALDETRGKIRSTMKHHHFYKSANYSPLVDFAELIIEERPEEREYMTSKLERVVSRDMPRVNDPINIEHVKLDGRNIVLSRGLVTEVNTGSLTIRRKFRYTNRKLKLNRKRSEDVDVSCTEGDYAVTKVVPGAQTLITKYYSRDGRLKGAYVNLNTAIEVYPSNSDNPSRVRYIDLEIDIVNPINEEARIIDQHLLKRAVERGFITERMADTVERKAKAIYEGMKKKNKKKE; from the coding sequence ATGGAATCAGAGGCATCTAATATCAAAGTCAGAATCAGAGGTATATACTCGCAGTCACTGGCTCAAATCCTTCTGCAAAATCACTTTGAAATAGTGCAGCCATCTCCTGATGTAGCCCGGCGTTTTGGATTACCTTTTAGAGATGCAATTCCCGATATCGATATTTGGGATAGAAGTGATTTACAAGGAATTGTCGCGATAGCATACGAGTCTCTGCTAAGCAAACTTGCAGAGATACTTCGCAGGAGACTTGGTTGGATAATCACGCGTACACCGAGGGTTGCCAAGAGTTCGATATACAAAGGCAAGGTCATAGGAAAAGACAAGCGAACTGGACAAATGAAAGTAGATCTGGGTAAAATATATGGACTTTTGCCAGAAAAGGGGGCAAAACCAGATTCCTACAGAATGGTCCAAGTTCGAGCTCACGATTATGGTAGAAAATCCCCTGTGCTGAGTACTAACATCACAATACCTGGAAAAGTCGCCGTGCTACTTCCTGAGCCGGTTGTAAGAATCAGCACCAAAATCAAAGATGAGAGTAAACGCCAATATTTGACAGCCCTTGGCAAGAAGCTTCGACAGCATACAGAAGGCTGGGGTATCCTTTGGAGGACAGCGGCGGCAAAACTAACAGAGAAAGAGCTTAGAGACGGTGTTGACGATCTTCTGGATGTGTCACAGAAGATATACGCCGATTTTGAAAAGATAAATGATCCCGGGCGTTTGTTTGAAGGGACAAGTAATGCGGACATAGAATTCCCCGCCGAAGTGAAAAAGGCCCTTGATGAGACACGCGGTAAGATTAGATCAACTATGAAACACCATCATTTCTACAAAAGTGCCAACTACAGCCCCCTAGTAGACTTCGCGGAATTGATTATTGAAGAAAGACCTGAAGAAAGGGAATACATGACATCCAAGCTGGAAAGAGTAGTATCGCGAGATATGCCTAGGGTGAATGACCCCATTAACATCGAACACGTTAAACTCGACGGACGGAATATTGTTCTATCCCGTGGGCTAGTAACAGAGGTCAATACAGGCAGTCTAACAATACGCCGCAAGTTCAGATATACAAATCGGAAACTTAAGCTGAATCGGAAGCGTTCGGAAGATGTGGATGTCTCTTGTACGGAAGGGGACTACGCTGTCACCAAGGTAGTACCTGGAGCACAGACGTTAATTACTAAGTACTATTCACGTGATGGAAGACTGAAGGGGGCCTATGTGAATCTAAATACGGCCATAGAAGTATATCCAAGTAATAGCGACAACCCAAGTCGTGTTCGCTACATAGATTTAGAAATTGATATTGTAAACCCGATTAATGAGGAAGCGAGGATAATTGATCAACATCTCCTCAAGCGAGCTGTTGAAAGAGGTTTCATTACGGAGAGAATGGCGGATACAGTAGAGAGAAAAGCCAAGGCAATATACGAAGGTATGAAGAAGAAAAACAAGAAGAAAGAGTAA
- a CDS encoding UPF0147 family protein yields MIISEVSPLDPETEKSIDQSIHLLKQISEDSSVPRNIRRAANEAIAILEDETDSPAAKAQNAISVLDEPSQDPNCPNHARTKIWHVSSLLEPIRD; encoded by the coding sequence ATGATAATTTCAGAGGTGAGTCCATTGGACCCCGAAACAGAGAAAAGCATTGATCAGTCTATTCACCTACTTAAGCAGATATCAGAAGATTCCTCGGTTCCACGAAATATAAGACGTGCAGCCAACGAAGCTATTGCTATACTTGAAGACGAGACGGATTCTCCTGCCGCAAAGGCACAGAATGCAATCTCAGTTCTCGATGAGCCGAGTCAAGATCCTAATTGTCCTAACCATGCCCGCACCAAAATATGGCATGTCTCAAGTCTGCTCGAACCGATTCGAGACTAA
- a CDS encoding 30S ribosomal protein S3ae — MSSKGKKSAGRTRDKWRQKDWYELIAPDYFDNKSVGSTPASNPDLVIGRTVTPTLYDLTGDFDQIHVKLRFKVFEVKGKQARTTFRGHKWSSDYLRGLVKRGTSRIDWIGPILTKDDYLMRISVIVFTMTRAKSSHKHAMRKTIERIIRSHAKEHTFEELVQLIVMGELASEVYGAVKTIIPIRQCNIRKSKVLKGPKEVKERRERLRRKEE; from the coding sequence ATGTCATCCAAGGGTAAAAAGTCAGCCGGAAGAACAAGGGACAAGTGGCGGCAAAAGGACTGGTATGAGCTCATTGCGCCAGATTATTTCGACAACAAGAGCGTCGGAAGTACACCGGCAAGCAATCCCGATTTAGTAATAGGTCGCACCGTTACTCCGACTCTTTATGACTTAACAGGGGATTTCGATCAGATTCATGTCAAGCTCCGATTCAAAGTTTTCGAAGTGAAGGGAAAACAGGCCCGTACGACGTTTCGTGGGCATAAATGGAGTTCGGATTATCTCAGGGGACTGGTTAAGAGGGGAACATCAAGAATCGATTGGATTGGGCCAATTCTTACAAAAGACGATTATTTGATGCGGATATCAGTAATTGTATTCACAATGACCCGGGCAAAGAGTAGTCACAAACATGCAATGCGGAAGACAATTGAACGAATAATCCGAAGCCACGCCAAGGAGCATACTTTCGAAGAGCTTGTACAACTAATCGTAATGGGCGAATTGGCATCCGAGGTTTACGGGGCGGTCAAGACAATAATACCGATCAGGCAATGCAATATTCGCAAGAGTAAGGTACTCAAAGGCCCCAAGGAAGTCAAAGAGAGACGAGAAAGACTTCGTAGGAAAGAGGAATAG
- a CDS encoding phosphoglucosamine mutase, with protein sequence MLFGTSGIRGGISDKVTAELSMKLGQSLGTYLKGKGKVGVGMDARTSNHMLRNSFIAGLVSTGTDVVDVGLVPMPTAAYFSTKQGISASVIITASHNPPTDNGFKFFVNGREMIRLEEKRITSLVESGKFRIAQWSEIGRVSEAKIRDAYLHDLRQFLLKRDDRGGGMRVLVDAANGVASNYTPHLLTRMGFTVTTLNANLDGHFPGRPAEPSPRNLTDAMALAEARQFPVTLCHDGDGDRVAVVDEDGEFIDQNRVIALFAREEIRRRGEGQVLVSIDTSSVIDEVVKNEGGYVERAPLGSLQEKLANKDHNIVLASEPWKPIFTNLGLWMDGIVAAARIAQLVNSQGKGSCKKLMKSIPEYPLLREHIRCPDNLKKEFMRRIKGLVKEFTGVEKIIEVDGVRLEFADNSYLLIRVSGTEPKARLYIGARHERRLHDLADEARRMMKRALENCSNGD encoded by the coding sequence TTGTTGTTTGGGACAAGCGGCATTAGAGGCGGAATATCTGACAAAGTAACTGCTGAGCTTTCCATGAAGCTGGGACAATCATTGGGCACATATCTGAAGGGCAAAGGAAAAGTAGGGGTTGGAATGGATGCGAGAACTTCTAACCACATGCTAAGAAATAGCTTCATAGCAGGGCTAGTATCGACTGGCACGGATGTTGTGGATGTGGGTCTTGTTCCAATGCCAACAGCAGCCTATTTCAGTACAAAACAAGGGATTTCAGCATCAGTAATCATCACGGCAAGTCACAACCCGCCCACTGATAACGGTTTCAAATTCTTTGTGAATGGACGGGAGATGATTAGGTTAGAAGAAAAAAGAATCACAAGCCTAGTTGAAAGTGGGAAGTTCCGCATAGCACAGTGGTCTGAGATCGGCCGAGTCTCGGAGGCTAAAATAAGAGATGCTTACTTGCATGACTTGAGACAGTTCCTGCTAAAGAGGGATGACAGAGGGGGGGGTATGAGAGTTTTGGTTGATGCTGCAAATGGTGTAGCATCGAATTATACTCCTCACCTTCTAACGAGAATGGGGTTCACAGTTACAACTCTGAATGCCAATCTCGATGGGCATTTTCCGGGTAGACCAGCAGAACCGTCACCAAGAAATCTAACAGATGCAATGGCATTAGCAGAAGCGAGGCAGTTTCCTGTGACCCTGTGCCACGACGGTGATGGTGATCGAGTAGCAGTCGTTGATGAGGATGGAGAGTTTATAGATCAGAATAGGGTGATAGCTCTTTTTGCAAGAGAAGAGATTAGACGGAGAGGAGAAGGACAAGTCCTAGTTTCTATCGATACTTCGAGTGTGATTGACGAAGTAGTCAAGAATGAAGGGGGATATGTGGAAAGAGCACCACTAGGCTCGCTGCAGGAGAAACTCGCAAATAAAGACCACAACATTGTCCTTGCGTCTGAGCCTTGGAAGCCGATTTTCACTAATCTCGGACTATGGATGGATGGTATTGTTGCAGCCGCACGAATTGCTCAGTTGGTAAATAGTCAAGGCAAAGGAAGCTGTAAGAAATTGATGAAATCAATACCAGAATATCCATTGCTCCGAGAGCATATACGATGCCCGGATAATTTGAAAAAAGAGTTTATGAGGCGAATCAAGGGTCTTGTCAAAGAGTTCACAGGTGTTGAAAAGATAATCGAGGTAGATGGTGTACGACTGGAATTCGCAGATAATTCATACCTTTTAATCAGAGTCTCGGGAACAGAGCCCAAGGCTAGGTTGTACATTGGGGCCCGACATGAGAGGCGCTTGCATGACTTGGCTGACGAGGCAAGAAGAATGATGAAGCGTGCCTTGGAGAACTGCAGTAATGGGGATTAG
- a CDS encoding DNA-directed DNA polymerase II small subunit, which produces MTSTIRRTLLKRLIGSGIQVTPDALEYILDLEKPTEAVESIIVSHIPDELPPVLSEEHLKALLQTTSETVETTSTVKQNMGESISRDPVEKDVPLQSESTSWDISVLMNPDSDSVGSGGSVEDFLDLFNDRFKRIKEIYMNRIDTQSSLSPLVAQNRRNDTANWEASRNRGERSRRPVHKVIGIVRKKWTSSSRYASVTLEDPDGYIHCIIPTRRRGRDDHNLLEKSNSLLLDEVVCLSGHINQDGKLIANDILFPDIPTTRELGHANHTVYAAFISDIHFGSKEFLADDFERFIDWLRGVDVNDSKKEVVRNIRYLFIAGDLVDGIGVYPNQRDDLLVPDIYEQYAELADKLRKVPERVKIVCIPGNHDACRQALPKPPIPEKFAGPLYDLGNQIMMLGDPCQVVVDGVNILVTHGDSLDDLVTTIPGVSYKEPAEPMKHLLRKRHLAPYYGGKTQLAPLPRDWMVIDTPPDIVHFGHAHHNAIDRYRSVRIINSGTFQDQTEFMRKQGIKPTPGIVSIVNLRTGVPDYEVFHDYR; this is translated from the coding sequence TTGACATCTACGATTCGCCGTACACTACTCAAACGCCTTATTGGTTCAGGGATCCAGGTAACTCCTGATGCTCTTGAGTACATCCTGGATTTGGAAAAACCAACCGAAGCCGTTGAATCCATTATTGTAAGTCATATCCCGGATGAATTACCCCCGGTACTGTCCGAAGAACATCTGAAAGCACTTCTACAGACAACCTCCGAGACGGTGGAAACAACTTCAACAGTCAAGCAGAACATGGGCGAGTCTATCTCTCGTGACCCGGTGGAAAAAGATGTGCCCCTTCAATCTGAAAGCACCTCGTGGGATATCAGCGTTTTGATGAACCCCGATAGCGATTCAGTTGGTTCTGGGGGTTCTGTTGAAGATTTTCTAGACTTATTCAATGATAGATTCAAACGCATCAAGGAAATCTACATGAATAGGATTGATACACAGAGTTCGCTCTCACCCCTTGTTGCTCAGAATAGGCGGAATGATACAGCTAATTGGGAGGCTTCACGAAATAGAGGAGAGCGTAGCAGAAGACCTGTGCACAAAGTTATTGGAATTGTAAGGAAAAAGTGGACATCTAGCTCAAGATATGCGAGTGTTACCCTTGAAGATCCTGATGGATACATTCATTGTATAATCCCTACTAGACGAAGAGGGAGAGATGATCATAATCTTCTGGAAAAAAGTAATTCCTTGTTGCTTGACGAGGTTGTATGCCTTTCAGGTCACATTAATCAGGATGGAAAACTAATTGCTAACGATATTCTGTTTCCCGATATTCCTACTACACGTGAATTGGGCCATGCTAATCACACCGTTTATGCTGCATTTATATCCGATATCCATTTTGGGAGCAAGGAATTCCTTGCTGATGACTTTGAGCGCTTTATTGATTGGCTTAGGGGTGTCGATGTTAATGATTCCAAAAAGGAAGTTGTACGTAATATCCGCTATTTGTTCATAGCCGGAGACCTCGTTGACGGTATTGGTGTTTATCCAAACCAACGTGATGATTTGCTTGTACCTGACATATACGAGCAATATGCGGAACTTGCAGACAAACTTCGAAAAGTACCAGAAAGGGTGAAAATTGTATGTATCCCCGGGAATCATGATGCATGCAGGCAAGCTCTACCAAAACCACCTATACCCGAGAAGTTCGCCGGCCCGCTTTATGACCTTGGCAATCAAATTATGATGCTTGGTGACCCTTGCCAAGTTGTTGTAGACGGTGTCAATATACTTGTGACTCATGGCGATAGCCTAGATGATTTAGTAACGACTATCCCTGGCGTTTCCTATAAGGAACCTGCAGAACCCATGAAGCATTTACTGAGAAAACGTCACCTTGCCCCCTATTACGGAGGAAAGACACAACTTGCACCCTTACCCCGTGACTGGATGGTCATAGATACACCTCCTGATATAGTGCATTTCGGACATGCCCATCATAATGCGATAGATCGCTATAGAAGTGTGCGAATAATCAACTCGGGGACTTTTCAAGATCAGACTGAATTCATGAGGAAGCAGGGCATCAAACCAACACCTGGCATTGTGAGTATTGTTAATCTTCGTACTGGCGTTCCTGATTATGAAGTATTCCACGATTATCGGTAG
- a CDS encoding ORC1-type DNA replication protein: MERPLDALFDKFLQGQAIFKDRDALRPTYVPKELPYRDDQMGRIGSILGPSLRGAPPSNILCYGKTGTGKTVVARYVLSLLVEKAEQSGIKAPLTAFVNCRIVGTNYRVIRSLCNQIDATMPDGSEVPFTGLPTDEIRDLLKEKLDSEVNILTVVLDEVDSLLKRDVNQGNDILYGLTRMNGELERSRISIIGISNDLKFKEMLDPRVLSTLGEEEVIFPPYNAVELRGILRQRVDISFNEGAIKDEGVINLVGALAAQEHGDARRALDLLRTAGELAERKGDEEVTQEHVREAQKVLERDSVSEAIKTLPMQSKAVLFAVYALAKSGHRKIFTGECYNAYEDVAKALSLDTLTQRRISDLISELDMLGLINTTVISKGRYGRTKKIRLAVSKKQIGSILNEDARLSKISEDMVES; this comes from the coding sequence ATGGAAAGACCCCTTGATGCCTTGTTTGATAAATTCCTACAAGGTCAGGCGATATTCAAAGATAGAGACGCACTACGACCCACATATGTACCAAAGGAACTGCCCTATAGAGACGACCAGATGGGAAGGATTGGTTCCATTCTCGGTCCCTCATTGCGAGGGGCGCCACCATCAAACATTCTATGCTATGGAAAGACGGGAACTGGAAAAACCGTGGTAGCCAGGTATGTACTCTCTCTTTTGGTCGAGAAAGCTGAACAAAGCGGGATTAAGGCGCCACTTACAGCGTTTGTCAACTGTCGAATCGTCGGAACAAATTATCGAGTAATTAGAAGTCTCTGCAATCAGATTGATGCAACTATGCCTGACGGGTCTGAAGTGCCATTCACTGGATTACCAACAGACGAGATTCGTGACCTTCTAAAAGAAAAATTGGATTCTGAAGTAAATATTCTGACAGTTGTGTTAGATGAAGTAGACAGTCTCCTGAAACGTGATGTGAATCAGGGAAACGATATACTTTATGGACTCACACGTATGAATGGTGAACTGGAGCGAAGTAGGATATCGATTATAGGGATTAGTAACGACTTGAAATTCAAAGAAATGCTTGATCCAAGAGTTCTATCCACACTAGGGGAAGAGGAAGTGATATTCCCCCCGTATAATGCAGTAGAACTACGGGGCATTCTTCGACAACGCGTGGATATTTCCTTCAACGAAGGGGCAATAAAGGACGAGGGAGTTATCAATCTCGTTGGTGCTCTTGCAGCACAAGAGCATGGGGATGCGCGTAGGGCGCTCGACCTCCTTAGAACTGCTGGAGAATTAGCGGAGCGAAAAGGAGACGAAGAGGTCACCCAAGAGCATGTACGAGAGGCTCAAAAAGTCCTTGAGCGAGATAGTGTTTCTGAAGCAATCAAAACTCTCCCAATGCAATCAAAAGCAGTCTTGTTTGCTGTGTATGCACTCGCTAAGAGTGGGCACCGCAAGATTTTCACTGGTGAGTGCTATAATGCTTACGAAGATGTTGCAAAAGCTCTGTCGCTTGACACACTGACACAGAGAAGAATTAGTGATTTGATTAGTGAGCTGGATATGCTTGGCCTAATCAATACGACAGTAATATCCAAAGGGAGATACGGTCGGACGAAGAAAATTCGCCTTGCTGTGAGCAAGAAGCAGATTGGCTCAATTCTCAATGAAGATGCGAGATTGAGCAAGATTTCAGAAGATATGGTCGAATCGTAA
- a CDS encoding exosome complex RNA-binding protein Csl4, with translation MKTADVESGDIVSPGDRLCVIEELSPSYGTYEDDGVVYAATMGKVAMNLKERTIEVLSKEGRKKLSLPVEGDILIGEVDRVYDQRGEIRVVKRNDDYLYNALPAQIHISNVTRRYVKSLNDVMVEGDLIRAKSLSTHEMPIEISIVGADYGVILAKCKKCGNALTHTKYNNMICLRCEQRATRTVASDYGERFGVESRPDLAPSRKSGRNRRRR, from the coding sequence ATGAAAACGGCTGATGTTGAATCTGGTGACATAGTATCTCCTGGAGACCGACTTTGTGTAATTGAGGAGTTGAGTCCCAGTTACGGTACGTATGAAGATGATGGTGTTGTTTACGCCGCCACCATGGGAAAGGTAGCAATGAATCTCAAGGAGAGAACCATTGAGGTCCTTTCAAAGGAAGGCAGGAAAAAACTATCTTTGCCCGTGGAAGGTGACATCCTCATAGGTGAAGTGGACCGGGTATACGATCAACGAGGAGAGATTAGAGTGGTAAAAAGAAATGATGATTACCTCTATAATGCCCTTCCTGCTCAAATCCACATTAGTAACGTCACCCGACGCTACGTCAAATCACTAAATGATGTCATGGTTGAAGGGGATTTAATTCGAGCAAAATCCTTGAGCACTCATGAAATGCCTATTGAAATAAGCATAGTTGGTGCAGACTATGGTGTCATACTTGCGAAATGCAAGAAATGTGGCAATGCACTTACACATACCAAGTATAACAATATGATTTGTCTTCGCTGTGAACAGCGGGCTACTAGAACGGTGGCTTCAGATTACGGTGAGCGTTTTGGTGTTGAATCGAGACCCGATTTGGCCCCAAGTCGGAAATCTGGCAGAAATAGAAGGAGACGGTGA
- a CDS encoding DNA-directed RNA polymerase subunit L — MDLKTDVYEQHELEFTIADGGHAFCNLLRKTLLEEESVVFTGYNVEHPLLADPVFTLKTERRHTNTVLREALEMMLARTEEFRKEFVQAVQDYDVS; from the coding sequence ATGGATTTGAAAACAGATGTATACGAACAGCATGAACTAGAATTTACGATAGCCGATGGTGGGCATGCATTCTGCAATCTGCTTCGTAAGACTCTTCTTGAAGAAGAATCCGTTGTATTCACAGGTTATAATGTAGAACACCCCTTGCTAGCGGATCCAGTTTTTACCTTGAAAACCGAACGCCGACATACGAATACCGTACTACGGGAAGCTCTGGAGATGATGCTTGCACGTACTGAGGAGTTCAGGAAGGAATTCGTTCAAGCTGTACAGGACTATGATGTAAGCTAG
- a CDS encoding transcription factor S, giving the protein MEFCDECEAMMVPSKDEDGNRVLKCRSCGHEKAIEGELKVSQNIEKTPRDKIVIVEEESVPLPKTTAECPRCGNNEAYFWTSQTRRADEGATEFYRCTECKHTWRNYGG; this is encoded by the coding sequence TTGGAATTCTGTGATGAATGCGAAGCGATGATGGTTCCATCAAAGGATGAAGATGGTAATCGAGTACTGAAATGTAGAAGTTGCGGTCATGAGAAGGCAATCGAGGGTGAACTAAAAGTTTCACAGAATATCGAAAAGACACCGCGCGATAAAATTGTAATTGTTGAAGAAGAATCCGTCCCACTGCCCAAGACTACTGCAGAATGCCCTCGATGTGGAAATAATGAGGCATATTTCTGGACGTCTCAAACTAGGCGTGCAGATGAAGGAGCCACAGAGTTCTACAGATGCACCGAATGTAAGCACACTTGGCGGAATTATGGTGGATAA
- the pcn gene encoding proliferating cell nuclear antigen (pcna), whose protein sequence is MFHAKLDSTKTWKQIVDALATLLTEVNFNIDKSGIQLRQLDSSKAAMIDLNLPASVFQEYTCDEKHNVCLGVDELSKVSKRMAGDDRLEFNLDKDGGRFEIRMIGRAEREFKLQLLTPPEDTANKPDLEFDVKAEMFADSFKQSVKDIGVISNHVKIMADKTTLTFAGEGDTGEAEVELTAGEDSSLYDLEVEEGSTSMYALNYLSEIAKAMSSDSMKLQYSSEKPIQLEFMIAEGGRINFILAPRVERR, encoded by the coding sequence ATGTTTCACGCAAAATTAGATAGCACTAAAACATGGAAACAAATAGTAGATGCTTTGGCCACATTACTGACGGAAGTCAATTTCAATATTGATAAGTCTGGTATACAGCTACGACAGCTAGATTCGTCCAAAGCGGCAATGATCGATCTCAATCTACCGGCAAGCGTATTCCAAGAATACACTTGTGATGAAAAACACAATGTCTGTCTTGGTGTGGACGAACTATCAAAAGTCAGCAAGCGTATGGCGGGAGATGATAGACTGGAGTTCAATCTCGACAAAGACGGTGGTCGATTTGAAATCCGAATGATTGGCCGAGCTGAACGAGAATTTAAACTACAGTTACTCACCCCTCCAGAAGACACAGCCAATAAACCTGACCTCGAATTTGATGTCAAGGCTGAAATGTTCGCAGATTCGTTCAAACAATCGGTGAAAGATATTGGCGTAATCAGCAATCATGTCAAGATCATGGCTGATAAGACCACCCTCACCTTCGCTGGCGAAGGAGATACTGGAGAAGCAGAAGTTGAACTTACCGCTGGAGAGGATTCCTCGCTTTATGATCTCGAAGTTGAAGAAGGTTCTACATCGATGTACGCGCTCAACTATCTTTCAGAAATTGCCAAAGCTATGTCGAGTGATAGCATGAAGTTACAGTATAGTAGCGAAAAACCTATACAACTAGAATTTATGATTGCTGAAGGGGGCAGGATTAACTTCATATTAGCACCACGAGTTGAGCGAAGATAA
- a CDS encoding 4Fe-4S dicluster domain-containing protein: MAKTEEKTVPPVTLVDPIELSELDRDFREEIHNMPNGEELGACFACSTCTAACPIANSWDYKPHQLIRMILLGMREKVLASDEIWLCLTCFECQERCPQNVRVTDILFDCKNLAAEEGRIPPNVAELGKELVEQGQLYVITADWEREDLGLEPSLPGLQTEGVQNMLKESRTGRLLEEED; encoded by the coding sequence ATGGCGAAAACAGAAGAGAAGACTGTTCCACCAGTCACACTTGTTGACCCCATAGAACTCTCGGAATTAGATCGAGATTTCCGTGAAGAAATCCATAATATGCCAAATGGTGAAGAACTTGGAGCCTGTTTTGCATGTTCTACATGCACAGCGGCGTGTCCTATTGCCAACTCTTGGGACTATAAGCCCCATCAGTTGATACGCATGATTCTACTTGGCATGAGAGAGAAAGTATTGGCTTCAGACGAAATATGGTTATGTCTTACTTGTTTTGAGTGCCAAGAACGATGCCCCCAGAATGTTCGCGTTACGGATATCTTGTTTGATTGCAAGAATCTGGCTGCGGAGGAAGGTCGAATACCTCCGAATGTGGCAGAATTAGGGAAGGAGCTTGTCGAACAAGGTCAACTGTATGTTATCACGGCGGATTGGGAGCGTGAAGACCTTGGCCTTGAGCCCAGTCTACCGGGTCTTCAAACTGAAGGAGTTCAAAATATGTTGAAGGAATCTCGAACTGGCAGATTATTGGAGGAGGAAGACTAA